The Hippoglossus stenolepis isolate QCI-W04-F060 chromosome 1, HSTE1.2, whole genome shotgun sequence DNA segment TACTTCACTGAGAAGAATCTGCCTTGTGCAGGAATATCTCTTCGACTTAAATCATAGCAGAGATATGTTCACAAAAACCCAGACACCTCTGACACTCCGCAACAGACACATGTCACTTATATGCTTCAATGCCACACGCTCTGAACATCAAATCTGGAATCAAGCCTATTACATTCAGAGAGAGATTCTTCTTCCACTGACTCTTAATCTGACTGTGACCTGCTGAGTCACATATTGTACATGGTGATGAGCTTCAATGCTCGTTCCTCGCTCGCATTGTGGCTTTCAGGTGGCAGCGTTTGTGCTTCATTGTGAGACCATATTCAGGTGTCATGTCTAGCTTCTCTCCCGGGATCGAGTGGAAGTGCAGCTTCTGAATGATGATCGCCAAGAAGAGGTAGACTTCATTCCGTGCGATGACCTCGCCGATGCAGCGCCGCTTTCCCATGCCGAAAGCCATCACCTTCTCGCCATCCAGCTTGTTGACCTCAGAGCCGTCGGCACTCAGGAAGCGATCTGGGTTGAAGGAAGATGGATCTTTCCACAGCTCTCTGAAAATTGCAGCggatgaagaaaaagacaattttaaaaaaggtgtaTGCATTACCCTGAAAGAATGATGAATTAgaggtttgttttcttgattCAGACAATTAGGGAAATTAATGAAGGCTGCTATGTCTCTTCCTTTACGACTACTAATAGGGTGCCCTTGAGCCTTGTAACCTTCCACAGCTTTAGCATCTCactctatctctgtctctctatcagCAAAGTTCATCATATTTTAATacgattttttaaatgtaacttttagTACTTACGGATCATGGTTGATCTGCCACTGATTGATGAAGACACATGTGTCTTTGGGAATAAAGTAGCCGTtcagagatgtgtctttagcggtgctgaaaaagaagaacaaagcGTATGGGTATTGTGTATTTACAAGTTTGAACTGTGTATGTTGTTATACTGGTGAACACcatgtctttgtgtctgtcttgtGTGGTCCCATGATAGCATGTCATTAACATATCATTTGTGGTAGAGTCAATCATCTAAAAGAGATGAACCTCACCAGTGTGGGATGGTGAAGGGCAGGAACGAAGAGTGTCGAAGGATCTCCAGGATAAAGGCTTCCAGGAAAGGCAAATTGGGTTTATCAGAGAGAAGAGGCATGCGATCCAGACCCACTTTGTCctctgaaaagtaaaaaatccaTTGAATACAATtcaggatgaggacagaggctGCAGTCCTATCTCGTAATCATTTGCACCCTTGAATCAAAGCAAGATTGAAAATCCAAGGAAGTATCTTGCCTAAAACAACAGTACTTACCTATTTCTTGATAAAGTCTCTCCTGTATCTCTGGGTACGCCACAAGGTACATCACCGACCATGACAGGGCAGTAGAGATGGTATCGAAACCTAGATAGAGAAACATAACCTCTGTTAGgactttttcattcatttttgcaGAGGTCACTTATGATCACATCATTAGACATATAGGCTTACCAGCTCCAAACAGGTCATTGACAATTCCTACAATCTTCTCGTCGGACATCTGGACATTCGAGTTCTCATCCAGCTTCCTGTCCTCACAGTGATCAATTAGGGAGTCTGTGATGTCTCGGATGTTGTCCTGAAAGAATGGTTGGACAATCTCAATAAAGCTTGAATACACAGTGACTGAAAAAGATATGATTTCGTGAATGTTACACCGAGTGGTGTACCTTGTCGAAAGTGGTGTAGTGCTCGGTGACGATCTTTTGCACGAACTCGGTGAAGCGCTCATTGATGCGCAAAAAGTTCTTCATTGTTGTGCTGGGCAGGTACTGAAGGATAGGGATGAAGTCTGCAGGGTTTCCACTGCCCACCACCCGGCCAAACTCATCACTGAGGTTCACCAAGCTGACCAGCTCCTGATCGTCGTGGTCGTAGCGTCGGCCAAAGCACATTCCGCAGATCACGTTGGCCACAGACACAACAATGTAGCGGAATGGGTCAAAGCTGCCATCGGCCTTCATGACAGTGTTGAGCTGTTTGATGAGATACTCCCCCTCTTTGCAGATGTGTTCCTCCAGAACACAGGAGTATTCTGGAGTTGTCCCCTCCAGGGTGGAGAAGGAGCGGAGGGCACTGTAGGCCAGCTTTCTGCGGGCACGCCAGACGCCGGCCTGGTCCGTGCTGAAGGCCAGACTCTTGCCGGCATTGATGAAGCGGAAGCTGTACAGGTCGGGTCTGCCTGCAAACTCGTCCCCTTGCTTGATGAGCGCCTGTCGAACAGTTTCGCTGCCGCTCAGCACAACCACAGGACGCATGCCGATCTGGATCTGGAAGACATGGCCGTATCGCTTGCTCATAGCAGTGAGGCTCAGGTAAGGTTTGCTGCCCACCTCCAGCACATTGCCAATGATAGGCAGGGGCTTCGGCCCAGGAAGCCGACGGAGCCCTTCAGGAATCTCAGTGTGGAAAAACTTAAGAATCAGGTAGACCAGACACACCGTTGTCA contains these protein-coding regions:
- the LOC118106576 gene encoding cytochrome P450 1A1, with product MVLMILPFIGSVSVSESLVAMTTVCLVYLILKFFHTEIPEGLRRLPGPKPLPIIGNVLEVGSKPYLSLTAMSKRYGHVFQIQIGMRPVVVLSGSETVRQALIKQGDEFAGRPDLYSFRFINAGKSLAFSTDQAGVWRARRKLAYSALRSFSTLEGTTPEYSCVLEEHICKEGEYLIKQLNTVMKADGSFDPFRYIVVSVANVICGMCFGRRYDHDDQELVSLVNLSDEFGRVVGSGNPADFIPILQYLPSTTMKNFLRINERFTEFVQKIVTEHYTTFDKDNIRDITDSLIDHCEDRKLDENSNVQMSDEKIVGIVNDLFGAGFDTISTALSWSVMYLVAYPEIQERLYQEIEDKVGLDRMPLLSDKPNLPFLEAFILEILRHSSFLPFTIPHCTAKDTSLNGYFIPKDTCVFINQWQINHDPELWKDPSSFNPDRFLSADGSEVNKLDGEKVMAFGMGKRRCIGEVIARNEVYLFLAIIIQKLHFHSIPGEKLDMTPEYGLTMKHKRCHLKATMRARNEH